The Haloarcula halophila nucleotide sequence TACAGATAGTTGCCACAACAACCTGTAACAGATATCTGTTACAGTTAAATCTCTGCTATTCTTACCCGGCCCCGTTAGTCGACTGCCTGCTATTACAGATATGTGTTACAGACTGTAGTTACAGATAACCCTTACAGGTTCTAGAACTATTCCCACTTCTCTGGGTCTGCGAATGTGATATCCTAACGCAAGTAGTGTAGCTCACTCGTGTGTCGGGCACTCGACTAAACCTGGAGATCGTTGCCACTTCCGGTCGCCGGGTCTGTCGTCGTGTGAACTCGGCATACGAATCACCCATACTCTGCATGAAAACGAACGCGAGAACCATCGCTCGAAAGGAGAGCGAAGCAGGATGCCACGCTGGATACCCATCGTCGATCCCGCCAGTCGAGCGATCGAGGTTCCCGAACGTCGTGACGAGGTCGGCTCGTCGAGATCAGTTCGGATCGCTATCCCACGTTGGTGCGTTTCACACAGGTAGCGGATACGAAGTCTCGGGTTAGTACGGGGGGGTTTGAGTGATTATCCGATGGGGCTGCTCGCCGCGATGCGAAGGACGAGTACTCCTTGTCTGGTTCCGCTTTGAGGTGTTCCGGGAGTGGATTGATTACTCTCTCGACGATCCGTTGAGTCGGAAGTAGGAAGCCATTGACCAACGGTGTCGGAATCCCGCCGATCTACAGCCAACTGGACCTTGGGCTGAATCCGCCGACGTCTGACGACAGCACCCTGATCAAGCGACAACTATCGATCTCGTCTTGATTGACGGCACCCTCACCATCGTGAGGGACCACCATCTTTGTTCAACTTACTGAATCAGTCGTTTTGACCTCATTCGTGCTACTCCAGAAACCAAGCCGGTAATCAGGAACGGTGGGAACAGCCGATAGAACTTTTTATCCGGAGGTTAGTAAATACTCTAGTAGACTATCTATTATGATGAATGGTTCACCTGAAGTATTTGATATAAACCCGATGATCAAAATCAAATTCAACTATGTCTGAAAAAGTTGGAAAACGATACGAAAACGGAAGTATGGAGGCAGAACTGCAGAAGCTTGGCCTTTCGAAAAAAGAGGCCAACGTATATATGACGATCATTGAGCATGATCAAATAAAACCAACTACATTAGCAGCTGAATCAGACGTCTCAACAAGCTATGTGTACGAGATCTGTGAGAAACTTGCTGAACGGGGTCTGGTTACTGTTCATTCAAACAGAACTCCAATGTTAGTCTGTGCCCGTCCCCCCACGGAGGCTTTCAACGATATTCGGAGCGAATTGTCAAATTTGGAGGGGAAGATCGAGACGTATTACGAAACACCCACAAATCAAGATACGCCACCGGAGCTCATTCGTTCTCGACAAACACTCAAGAAACGAATGAGATCGATAATCAATGAGTCCTCAAAAGCGATATTACTGATGATTCCAGTTACACACCTTTCTGATTTTGCAGACGCTCTTCGGCAGGCGGTGGAAGACGGTGTTTTTGTTTTACTTACCCTGCATGGAGAGATATCCGAGGTTACAAGTACTAATCTTCAGTCGGTAGCCTCCGCAGTCCGTTTCTTTTATGACACCAGTGGAGTGCTATTGGTGGCGGATGGCAAACAGGGTATAGTTGGGGCTGCGAATCTTCTCGACTGGGGCCAAACAGATAGAAATTGCATCTCCCTTACCAACCGTGTTAATACGGCCCTCGTTGGGGGGGCATTTATGAGTGTGATTTGGCAACCAGCACACGAAGTGTTGGTCCCAACTGCTGACCAGCTGCCTAACCGATATAATTCTTGGCTAGCCGCCGTTCTCAATGCAACAATCCACCTTCGTCGTGGAGATTCAATCGCTGCCCAAGTTTCTGGATATTACACTGGATCATCGAAAAGAGAAACAGAGACCATATCTGGCGAAATAATAGAGACTACACAGAATATATTGTATCCACAAGACGGTGGATTCGGCACAAAAAACAGTCTTCTCATTGACACAGGCGAAACAACAGTATCAGTCGGTAGTGAGGGTGCATATATTGAAGACTTCGCCTCAACTGCTATCACATTATATCCTTGTAATGAGAGCACTCCATCGCGTTGAACGAGTGGCCGACACGATCCCGAAGTGTGAGCGGACCCCCTCTGGTTGGAGGGAGCGGGCACAACCCATGCTGTTGCCGAGGGTCCCCGCCTAAATCTTCGTCGGGGCTGTCGTCGTTCGTGAAGTAGTTGCTTCCCGCTTTGGGTGTCGCGAAACCACCGTACACTCGGTGGTCTCGCCTCGCTCGACAACAGAAGTTTTCCTAACCGAACGACGTTGTTCGTGAAGCGGGAAGGCCTCGACGTGGAGATCAACGGTTTCCCGGTTCACACTAGCGCTGACGGTTCAAACTGATGTTGTCTAATGGTGCGTCCGCTCCGCAGATATAAATAGTCCACATTGAGTGTAGAAAATCCTTTTTCCAAAATCAGATAGCTGATTTTCTTACAGAGTTCCTGTTTGTGCATATATTTATTACTGGGAATGCAGAACGGATGACCTGCGATGAGCGAAAACCACGAATCCGGGGAGAGAACGTTCAATACAAGCATGAAAAGGCGTCACTTTATTCAGTCGCTCGGAATCGCTACACTGGGATACGGAGTCGGGATGAATTCAGTGAGCGCCAGTGAGGCCTCTACGACTGATATTGACTCTCTGGTCAGTTCGATGTCGCTTAAACAGAAGGTTAGTCGGACTCACGGAGTAGGTAGGACTCCTGAAATCGCGGGGCGTGTGACTGGTTTAGAAAGCCCGACGGTTCCACAACTGGATCTAATCAACGGCCCGACCGGTGCAGCGCTGGGTGACAATACAAGCACGACTGCCTTCCCACATCCGATCGCGTTAGCATCGACATTTAATCCATCATTAGCACAGGAGATGGGCAAAGCGATAGCACGCGAAACCAAAGCGGGAGAAGCCGACGTATTGCTGGGCCCCTCGATGGATATGTTTCGGGTTCCGTTCGATAGCCGCAACTCGGAAACGTACGGCGAGGATCCATATCTCTCCTCAGAAATGGCCGTAGCATATACTAGTTCAGTACAGGCGGAGAACGTTATTGCCACTCCCAAGCATTTTGTCGCTTACAATCAGACTCGTACGACCGGGGATGCCTACGATGAGTCCTCCATCTCAGAACATAACTCTGTAGTCGACGAACGGACTCTGCGGGAAATCTATCTACCACCATTTAGACACGCAGTGCAGGACGGCAACGCTGGTGCACTCATAGCAGCGTACAACCGTGTCAACGGTGTGTTCTCGAGTGAGAACCGCAATCTTCTCCGTGATATCCTGAAAGACGAGTGGGGATTCGATGGATTTGTCCTCTCTGATTGGGGTGGAACTCACAGCACTGTATCTGCAGCAAGGAATGGACTTGATGTGGAAATGCCCCGTGCCTCGTATTTTGGATCGTCTCTGCAGGATGCAGTTGATGATACCCTGGACGAAGCCGTTGTCGATGAAATGGTTCGACGTGGGCTCAGATCACAGAGAGAGATTGGTT carries:
- a CDS encoding TrmB family transcriptional regulator sugar-binding domain-containing protein — translated: MSEKVGKRYENGSMEAELQKLGLSKKEANVYMTIIEHDQIKPTTLAAESDVSTSYVYEICEKLAERGLVTVHSNRTPMLVCARPPTEAFNDIRSELSNLEGKIETYYETPTNQDTPPELIRSRQTLKKRMRSIINESSKAILLMIPVTHLSDFADALRQAVEDGVFVLLTLHGEISEVTSTNLQSVASAVRFFYDTSGVLLVADGKQGIVGAANLLDWGQTDRNCISLTNRVNTALVGGAFMSVIWQPAHEVLVPTADQLPNRYNSWLAAVLNATIHLRRGDSIAAQVSGYYTGSSKRETETISGEIIETTQNILYPQDGGFGTKNSLLIDTGETTVSVGSEGAYIEDFASTAITLYPCNESTPSR